A region from the Malus domestica chromosome 07, GDT2T_hap1 genome encodes:
- the LOC103439027 gene encoding uncharacterized protein, translated as MLNFTPTTASQIRFLLQSLNDANSDSVLRELSQFTEHGLEGSILLLQTCLDHLTNYRTDLKSAALERVLASIFKYLLDKPNFSTVFCECLRNIEINEGILENFSNALLLSVSEKISIALALSDSEDLDTRICGKNFCMDQIQKLCESPIAMNSSEQIQNIVIFLQRSEGRSKHVDSFMQMLSLLQPKDDSFSVLTPLLSDELRDANFLSNVGLLHESGENDFDAILAEMAKEISMGDVMKELGYGCTVDSSQCKEILSLFLPLTEITISKILGMIASTHVGLEDNQNAFSTFRLAVGNSTLSDLPMLNTWNIDVLVDTIKQLAPGTNWIQVIENLDHEGFFIPNQEAFSFFMSVYQHVCQEPFPLHVICGSVWKNTEGQLSFLKHAVSAPPEVFTFAHSVRQLAYIDAVHGHKLELGHANHAWLSLDLLDVLCLLAERGHALAVRLMLEYPLKHCPEVLLLGMAHTNTAYNLLQYEVSFTVFPMMVKNAMGIGMINHLWHINTSLVLRGFVDAHNCDPDSIARILDICQELKILSSVLEMIPSSLSIRLAALASKKELIDLEKWLTNNLNTYKDTFFEECVKFLKEIQFGGSQDFNTRPFQHSGAVSNIYVDTATIFTKVLKAHVGLVASSQLTEEMERLSVTIMDSIPRLPNGGTTESSTDGYADDIEAEANSYFHQMFSGQLTIDSMVQMLARFKESSVKREQSIFECMIANLFEEYRFFPKYPERQLKIAAVLFGSVIKHQLVTHLTLGIALRGVLDALRKPADSKMFVFGTKALEQFVDRLIEWPQYCNHILQISHLRSTHSELVAFIEQALAKISSSHSDSDGSNHASAAHHHGPSQATPGNVELNGSTILHTGQQHSSPLQLQQRHEGSLDDRHKPSNLSNDIKPPLSSAVQPPVGPVGDAPRIQKSQSALSAPAMLSSPSPGFVRPTRGVTSTRFGSALNIETLVAAAEKRDTLIEAPASEIQDKISFIINNISVANVEAKSKEFAEIMKEQYYPWFAQYMVMKRASIEPNFHDLYLKFLDKVNSKGLNKEIVQATYENCKVLLGSELIKSSAEERSLLKNLGSWLGKLTIGRNQVLRAREIDPKSLIIEAYEKGLMIAVIPFTSKILEPCQSSLAYQPPNPWTMGILGLLAEIYSMPNLKMNLKFDIEVLFKNLGVDLKEITPSSLLKDRNREVEGNPDFSNKDIGAPQPQMVAEVKLNQVELPVDVAPSNSASHTHISQYATPVHVSPGTLIEDEKVFPDQIPAQGLLPATPSQSPFSLPTPISNIATHVVINPKLSALGLHLHFQRVVPIAMDRAIKEIVTGIVQRSVSIATQTTKELVLKDYAMESDETRILLAAHLMVASLAGSLAHVTCKEPLRSSISTQLRNSLQGLNIPNDHLEHAVQLVTNDNLDLGCAIIEQSATDKAVQTIDGEIAQQLSLRRKREGAGTTFFDATMYTQGGSVPESLRPKPGHLSISQQRVYEDFVRLPWQNQSSQNSHVLPASTAATSASAGLNSTFGSASAQINPGFSAGPGSKFDAVSRPLDEAIESNPALHPSASSINVGAGDGVSQHSSENDSVIGSFPSAASALELQSVESSDTIQESGISSQPQPSPTVTERLASNISEPSLNTRDALDKYQIVSQKLEALVTNDARELEIQGVIGEVPEIILRCVSRDEAALAVAQKVFKGLYENASNHTHVSAHIAMLTAIRDVCKLVVKELTSWVIYSDEERKFNKDITVGLIHSELLNLAEYNVQMAKLIDGGRNKPATEFSISLLQSLVIEESKVISELHNLVDALAKLAAKPGSPESLQQLVEMVKNPAYILGAPSAINVGKEDKARISKDKKASVHSPVSREDFGSVESVEPDPAGFREQVSMLFAEWYRICELPGANDAACAHFILQLHQNGLLKGDDMTDRFFRVLTELSVAHCLSSEMTIPSSLQTPQQVQNLSFLAIDIYAKLVFLILKGSSKLFLLSKILAVTVRFIQKDAEEKKTSFNPRPYFRLFVNWLLDLGSLDPVIDGANFQILTAFANAFHALQPLKVPTFSFAWLELVSHRSFMPKMLVGNGQKGWPYIQRLLVHLFQFMEPFLRNAELGVPVHFMYKGTLRVLLVLLHDFPEFLCDYHFTFCDVIPPSCIQMRNIILSAFPRNMRLPDPSTPNLKIDLLAEISQSPRILSEVDAALKAKQMKADVDEYLKTRQQGSSFLTELKQKLLLLPSEVASAGTRYNVPLINSLVLYVGMQAIQQLQARTPHAQSTQTVPLTVYLVGAALDIFQTLIVDLDTEGRYLFLNAIANQLRYPNTHTHYFSFIVLYLFAESNQHEIIQEQITRVLLERLIVNRPHPWGLLITFIELIKNPRYQFWNRAFIRCAPEIEKLFESVSRSCGGPKPVDESMVSGWVSESAH; from the exons ATGCTCAATTTTACGCCGACCACCGCGAGCCAGATTCGCTTCCTACTCCAGAGCCTCAACGATGCCAACTCCGACTCCGTTCTCCGAGAGCTCTCTCAG TTTACTGAACATGGACTTGAGGGAAGCATTTTGCTGCTACAGACCTGTCTGGATCATCTCACTAATTACAGAACAGACTTAAAGAGCGCAGCATTGGAACGAGTTCTTGCCTCAATTTTCAAATATCTCCTTGACAAACCTAATTTCAGTACGGTGTTTTGTGAGTGCCTAAGAAATATAGAGATTAATGAAGGAATTCTTGAGAATTTCTCTAATGCATTACTCCTGTCTGTATCGGAGAAAATTAGCATTGCTCTTGCGCTGTCAGATTCCGAAGACCTAGACACCAGGATATGTG GCAAGAACTTCTGTATGGATCAGATCCAGAAATTGTGTGAAAGTCCTATTGCTATGAATTCGTCTGAGCAAATTCAGAACATTGTTATATTCCTCCAGCGGTCTGAGGGCCGTTCCAAGCATGTGGATTCCTTTATGCAGATGTTATCTTTACTGCAGCCGAAAGATGACAGTTTTTCTGTTTTAACTCCATTGCTTTCAGATGAGCTCCGTGATGCCAATTTTTTGAG CAATGTGGGTTTGTTGCATGAAAGCGgagaaaatgattttgatgcTATTTTAGCTGAAATGGCGAAAGAAATCAGCATGGGAGATGTAATGAAGGAATTAGGTTATGGATGCACAGTTGATTCATCTCAGTGCAAAGAGATTTTATCTCTTTTCTTACCACTCACTGAGATTACTATTTCAAAAATACTTGGCATGATTGCCTCTACTCATGTTGGTCTCGAGGACAATCAGAATGCATTTTCAACATTCCGGTTGGCGGTTGGTAACAGCACTCTATCTGATCTGCCTATGTTGAACACCTGGAATATTGATGTCCTTGTAGATACAATCAAGCAACTT GCTCCCGGTACTAACTGGATACAAGTTATTGAAAATTTGGATCATGAGGGATTCTTCATTCCTAATCAGGAGGCATTCTCTTTTTTCATGTCTGTATATCAGCATGTGTGTCAG GAGCCGTTCCCCCTCCATGTTATCTGTGGGTCTGTTTGGAAGAACACCGAGGGTCAGCTATCCTTCCTTAAACATGCTGTGTCAGCACCACCTGAAGTGTTTACCTTTGCCCACTCTGTTAGGCAGCTG GCCTATATTGATGCAGTGCATGGCCATAAGCTTGAACTTGGACATGCAAATCATGCATGGTTGAGTCTTGACCTTTTGGATGTACTGTGTCTACTAGCTGAGAGGGGTCATGCTCTTGCTGTTCGATTGATGCTTGAGTATCCTCTTAAACACTGTCCTGAAGTCCTGCTTCTTGGGATGGCGCATACAAAT ACTGCTTATAACCTGCTGCAATATGAAGTGTCTTTTACTGTTTTCCCCATGATGGTAAAAAATGCCATGGGCATTGGCATGATTAACCACCTTTGGCATATTAACACCTCACTGGTGCTGCGGGGATTTGTGGATGCTCACAATTGTGATCCAGATAGCATAGCTAGAATATTGGATATCTGTCAAGAGCTAAAG attCTGTCATCTGTCCTGGAGATGATCCCTTCCTCTTTAAGTATCAGATTAGCAGCCCTTGCTTCTAAAAAAGAGCTTATAGACCTTGAGAAGTGGTTGACTAATAATTTGAATACGTATAAGGATACTTTCTTTGAG GAGTGCGTAAAGTTCTTGAAGGAGATTCAATTTGGTGGTTCACAGGATTTTAACACCAGACCTTTCCAACATTCTGGTGCCGTGTCTAATATTTATGTGGACACTGCTACTATCTTCACGAAG GTTCTTAAAGCTCATGTTGGCTTGGTTGCCTCTAGCCAACTTACTGAGGAGATGGAAAGGTTGTCTGTAACAATTATGGATTCGATTCCAAGGCTGCCGAATGGTGGCACTACAGAGTCTTCAACTGATGGATATGCAGATGATATTGAAGCTGAAGCAAACTCTTACTTCCATCAAATGTTTTCTGGTCAATTGACAATTGATTCAATGGTCCAAATGCTTGCCCGATTCAAGGAATCTTCTGTAAAAAG GGAACAGTCAATTTTTGAGTGTATGATTGCAAATCTGTTTGAAGAGTATAGATTCTTCCCCAAGTATCCTGAAAGACAGCTCAAAATTGCTGCAGTTCTGTTTG GCTCTGTCATCAAGCACCAGCTCGTAACTCATCTGACTCTTGGGATTGCTCTGCGTGGAGTTTTAGATGCATTGCGCAAACCTGCAGATTCAAAA ATGTTTGTGTTCGGAACTAAGGCCTTGGAGCAGTTTGTGGATCGTCTGATTGAGTGGCCGCAGTATTGCAATCatattcttcaaatatcccatCTGCGGAGTACTCATTCAGAGCTTGTGGCTTTCATTGAACAGGCTCTTGCCAAGATTTCTTCAAGCCATTCAGACTCGGATGGAAGTAACCATGCTTCTGCTGCTCATCACCATGGTCCCAGTCAAGCTACCCCAGGAAATGTGGAG TTAAATGGTTCTACCATCTTACATACCGGGCAACAACATTCTTCTCCACTCCAACTTCAACAGAGACATGAAGGTTCTCTTGATGACCGTCATAAACcctcaaatttatcaaatgacATAAAGCCACCTTTATCTTCTGCTGTGCAACCTCCGGTTGGTCCTGTAGGCGATGCTCCTCGCATTCAGAAG TCACAAAGTGCACTCAGTGCTCCGGCAATGTTGTCTTCTCCTTCCCCTGGTTTCGTTCGTCCTACACGAGGAGTTACTTCTACCA GGTTTGGCTCTGCTTTGAATATTGAAACATTAGTTGCTGCTGCTGAGAAAAGAGATACTCTCATTGAG GCTCCAGCATCAGAGATTCAGGACAAGATATCAtttataattaataatatttcagTTGCCAATGTTGAAGCTAAGTCAAAGGAGTTTGCTGAAATAATGAAAGAGCAGTACTATCCTTGGTTTGCACAGTATATGGTTATGAAAAG GGCAAGCATTGAGCCGAATTTTCATGATTTGTACCTGAAATTTCTGGACAAAGTTAATTCTAAGGGTTTGAATAAGGAGATTGTTCAAGCCACTTATGAGAACTGCAAG GTTCTTCTTGGATCTGAGCTTATAAAGTCAAGCGCAGAAGAGCGTTCGTTGCTTAAAAATTTAGGTAGCTGGCTTGGGAAGCTTACAATTGGAAGGAATCAAGTCTTAAGGGCTCGGGAAATAGATCCCAAATCTTTGATTATAGAG GCATATGAGAAAGGGTTGATGATTGCAGTTATACCCTTTACTTCAAAG ATTCTGGAGCCATGCCAAAGTAGCTTGGCATATCAGCCACCAAATCCTTGGACAATGGGTATTCTTGGACTACTTGCTGAGATATATTCAATGCCAAACTTGAAAATGAACCTGAAGTTTGACATCGAG GTTCTATTCAAGAACCTTGGTGTGGATTTGAAGGAGATAACCCCAAGTTCTCTACTCAAGGACCGGAACAGAGAAGTTGAAGGGAATCCTGATTTCTCTAACAAAGATATTGGAGCACCCCAACCACAGATGGTTGCCGAAGTGAAACTAAATCAAGTTGAACTACCAGTTGATGTTGCTCCATCTAATTCTGCAAGCCATACACATATATCTCAG TATGCGACCCCTGTTCATGTTTCACCTGGAACCTTAATCGAGGATGAAAAGGTGTTTCCTGATCAGATTCCTGCTCAAGGACTGTTACCAGCTACTCCATCCCAGTCACCATTCTCT CTTCCCACACCAATATCTAATATTGCAACTCACGTGGTTATCAACCCGAAACTCAGTGCTTTGGGATTGCACTTGCATTTTCAGAG GGTGGTTCCAATTGCAATGGACAGAGCTATCAAAGAGATAGTAACTGGTATTGTTCAGCGCAGTGTTTCTATAGCTACGCAGACAACTAAAGAGCTTGTCTTAAAG GATTATGCCATGGAATCTGATGAGACAAGAATATTACTGGCAGCTCACTTGATGGTTGCAAGTTTGGCAGGAAGTCTAGCTCATGTAACTTGCAAG GAACCCTTGCGTAGTTCAATATCAACCCAGCTGCGGAATTCCCTTCAGGGATTAAATATTCCAAATGATCATCTGGAACATGCTGTACAACTTGTTACTAATGACAATCTGGATCTTGGCTGTGCAATCATTGAACAGTCTGCTACTGATAAG GCAGTACAAACAATTGATGGAGAAATAGCTCAACAACTTTCATTAAGAAGGAAGAGGGAAGGTGCGGGTACAACGTTTTTTGATGCTACCATGTATACACAAGGAGGCAGTGTGCCCGAGTCCCTTCGCCCAAAACCTGGTCATTTGTCCATTTCTCAACAACGAGTTTATGAG GACTTTGTGCGGCTTCCCTGGCAAAACCAGTCTAGCCAGAATTCGCATGTTCTTCCTGCTAGTACTGCAGCTACATCTGCAAGTGCAGGTCTAAATAGCACGTTTGGTTCAGCCTCGGCTCAAATTAACCCAGGCTTCTCAGCAGGCCCCGGAAGCAAATTTGATGCTGTTTCTCGTCCACTGGATGAGGCGATTGAATCCAATCCAGCTCTGCATCCAAG TGCATCCTCTATTAATGTTGGAGCGGGTGATGGTGTTTCCCAGCATAGTTCTGAGAATGATTCTGTCATTGGTTCATTTCCATCTGCTGCTTCTGCCCTAGAGCTGCAATCAGTAGAGTCATCTGATACTATACAG GAGTCTGGAATTTCTTCACAGCCGCAACCATCACCTACTGTAACTGAACGTCTGGCAAGCAACATATCAGAACCTTCTCTCAATACGAGGGATGCATTGGATAAATACCAGATTGTTTCACAGAAG CTTGAAGCTTTGGTAACCAACGATGCTAGAGAGTTAGAAATTCAG GGAGTAATTGGTGAAGTTCCTGAGATTATACTCAGGTGTGTTAGTCGAGATGAGGCTGCCTTGGCTGTGGCTCAAAAG GTTTTCAAGGGTTTATACGAAAATGCATCGAACCATACTCATGTCAGTGCTCATATTGCAATGCTGACAGCTATTCGCGATGTTTGCAAGCTTGTTGTTAAGGAGCTCACTAGTTGG GTTATTTATTCGGATGAGGAGCGGAAGTTTAACAAAGATATTACTGTTGGCCTCATTCACAGTGAATTGCTAAATCTTGCAGAGTACAATGTTCAAATGGCAAAACTTATTGATGGGGGCAGAAATA AGCCTGCAACTGAGTTTTCAATTTCCCTTCTCCAATCTTTGGTGATTGAAGAATCTAAAGTTATATCAGAACTTCATAATCTTGTTGACGCATTGGCAAAG CTCGCTGCAAAGCCTGGATCTCCGGAGTCGCTACAGCAGCTGGTTGAAATGGTAAAGAATCCTGCTTATATTCTTGGTGCGCCATCTGCTATTAATGTAGGAAAAGAGGACAAAGCCAGAATATCTAAAGATAAAAAG GCTTCTGTTCACTCTCCAGTGAGCAGGGAAGACTTTGGTAGTGTGGAGTCTGTCGAACCAGATCCTGCTGGATTCCGTGAGCAG GTGTCTATGCTGTTTGCAGAGTGGTACCGGATTTGCGAACTTCCTGGTGCAAACGATGCAGCTTGTGCCCATTTTATCTTGCAGTTGCATCAAAATGGTCTACTGAAGGGGGATGATATGACAGACCGGTTTTTCCGTGTCCTCACA GAGCTATCTGTTGCACATTGCTTATCTTCTGAGATGACAATTCCAAGCTCACTGCAAACACCTCAACAAGTGCAGAATCTCTCCTTCCTTGCTATTGATATTTATGCTAAACTTGTCTTCTTAATTTTGAAG GGATCAAGTAAACTATTTCTCTTGTCTAAG ATTTTGGCAGTCACAGTGAGATTCATTCAAAAGGATGCAGAGGAGAAGAAAACATCTTTCAATCCAAGACCGTATTTTAGATTGTTTGTTAACTGGCTTCTAGACCTTGGTTCTTTGGATCCTGTGATTGATGGTGCTAACTTTCAG ATATTGACAGCATTTGCAAATGCATTTCATGCTTTGCAGCCCCTTAAGGTTCCTACGTTCAG CTTTGCATGGCTTGAGTTGGTGAGTCATAGGAGCTTCATGCCAAAAATGCTTGTTGGAAATGGTCAGAAGGGTTGGCCCTATATCCAACGTTTGCTGGTACATTTGTTTCAATTTATGGAGCCATTTTTGAGGAATGCTGAACTTGGAGTTCCG GTTCATTTCATGTATAAAGGCACACTTAGGGTGCTTCTAGTGCTACTTCATGATTTCCCGGAGTTCCTTTGTGATTATCATTTTACTTTCTGTGATGTAATCCCTCCAAGCTGCATTCAAATGCGAAATATCATCCTCAGTGCATTTCCCCGTAATATGAGGCTACCAGATCCATCTACTCCCAATTTAAAG ATCGATTTGCTTGCAGAAATCAGTCAGTCTCCACGTATTCTTTCCGAGGTTGATGCAGCTCTAAAAGCGAAGCAGATGAAAGCTGATGTGGATGAGTATCTCAAG ACAAGGCAACAGGGTTCTTCATTTCTGACTGAACTGAAGCAAAAGTTGCTCCTTTTACCAAGCGAGGTTGCCTCAGCTGGTACTCGTTACAATGTACCCCTGATCAACTCCCTTGTGCTTTATGTTGGGATGCAG GCTATCCAGCAGCTTCAGGCTAGAACGCCTCATGCGCAATCTACCCAAACTGTTCCATTGACTGTCTATTTGGTGGGTGCGGCTTTGGATATTTTTCAGACTCTGATAGTGGACCTAGATACTGAAGGGCGCTACCTTTTCCTAAATGCGATCGCGAACCAACTGCGTTATCCAAACACCCATACCCATTACTTTTCTTTCATTGTTTTGTACTTGTTTGCTGAATCAAACCAG CATGAAATTATCCAGGAGCAAATCACAAGGGTATTGTTGGAACGTCTGATTGTCAACCGGCCTCATCCATGGGGTCTTCTAATTACCTTCATTGAGCTTATCAAG aatCCGAGATACCAGTTCTGGAACCGAGCTTTCATCAGATGTGCGCCAGAGATTGAAAAACTCTTTGAATCTGTCTCAAGGTCTTGCGGGGGACCAAAACCAGTGGACGAAAGTATGGTCTCAGGTTGGGTATCGGAGAGTGCCCACTAA